CGCCGGGGGCAGCGTCCATCTCCACACTGACGTCCCCACCAGTCTGACCCCGCAGGGCAAGCATCTCctgggaagggatggagggaggtggtCAGCTCAGGCTGcacccctccctggcccctgaACCAGCCTCCCGCTGCCAACCCCAGCAGCGACCTCACCTCCTCATGGTTCTTCTTCAGGAAGGCCagctcctccttcagcccttcgATCTGCATCTCCAGGTCGGTCCTGGCCAGGGTCAGCTCGTCCAGCACCCTACGCAGGCCGTTGATGTCGGCCTCCACACTCTGGCGCAGGGCCAGCTCATGCTCGTACCTGGCAGGACAGAGGTCGGGGCATCAGGTCCATCTGCGAGCCTTCTGAGGCTCAAGTTCAACAGACCCACCCCTCGCCCCTTCCCTTTCCACCACCCTCCGCCCACCGCAGCGGTTGCTCACTTGGTCCTAAAGTCATCTGCTGCCAGCCTGGCATTGTCAATCTGCAGAATGGGCTGAGCATTCTCGACGGTGGCCGCGATGATCTACAAAGAAGGTAAAGGCACAGGCCTCGTTAGCCCAGACCCCGCTGCTCAGGGGTGAAGAGCAGACAGGGGAGAATGGGGTGTCCCCAAACTtgagggtcacctggctggcatGTCAGGCCCTACACGCCCCTAGCCAGCCTGGGTGTCTTTTGCTGCCAGCTCAGGGTGTGTGGAGGGATGCTCCCCAGGCTCCTACCACCCCATCCTCCACCCCAGGCTAAGGGAAACTGAGGGAGCAACACAAAGAACACTTGCAGGAAATAAGAGAGCCAGGGCTCCAGCCACAGCTCAGACAGCTAGACGCTGAAAAGGGACCCTCTGCCACCAATTCTGAGTGGCCTCTGGCTATTCCCCCAAGGTGGGCCGCAGTCTCCcagtttgtaaaataaagatgCTAGAAAGTGGTTTTCTAAGGGCCACTGAGCCCGCCTGGCCCGCGCACCTTGTTCCTCAGGTCCTCGATGGTCTTGAAGTAGGGGGTGTAGTCCTTGACCTCGCTGGGCCTCTGCCTTTGGTACCAGTCGTGGATCTTCACCTCCAGGTCGGCGTTGGCCTCCTCCAGGGCGCGCACCTTGTCCAGGTAGGAGGCCAGCCGGTCGTTGAGGTTCTGCATGGTGATCTTCTCATTGCCGGCGAGGAGgccgccatcaccaccaccaaagCCAGCGCCAAAGCCAGCGCCAAAGCCACCTCCGAAGCCTCCACCAAGGCCAACACCGTAGCCTCCCCCGAAGCCGCTACCCAGGGCCCCACCAAAGCTGCTACTGCTGCTGAAGCCGCCATAGCCGCCCCCCAGGCCGCAGGCGCCCCCGGAAGAGTAGCGGGAGGAGGAGACCGACAGGCCCCCGTAGGCGCTGGGGGCCCGGCAGGACCCTCCAGCCAGGACGGAGGACATGCGGCTGGAGCCGCCCCCGATACCGCAGGCGCCCTTCATGGAGCTGGAGGAGGTGAACTGGCGGCTGCAGGTGGTCATGGTGCAGGAGGGAAGTGAGCGAGTGAGTAGGCAAGCAGAGCGGAGAGAAAGGTGCTCAGGAAGGCTGGGAGGATGCTGGGGCTGCTCAAACCCCAGGAACCTTTATATGCACCGGGGGAGGCGGGGCCTCCGGACTGCTGACTGAGGGTTCCCCTGCGGATTTCATCACGCCAGGTCCCGTCTGACTCCCCACTCCGGATCAGGCTTATTCAGCCCGGGATCGACTCACTTTGCTGGGTGCTGCTCGGAGTTCCCACCCAGCTCCGGGGGTGTGGGGCCGAGAGAAAAACTCACAAACGCCAGTTGGCCATGACTCAGGCTGGGCGGCAGGAACCCGGCTCTTGTTCCTGGAGCCTAAGGGGCCAGCGGGGCCTTGGCACAGGCAGTTTTGTGGCTGCTGCGTCCCCAGGCGGTGAGTCAGCCCGTGGAGGACTCCCTGCCCCACGGTGACAGCCTTGGCTGAGAAAGGCCTCACCGGTGCCGGCCTGGGGCTGCCTCAGGATGTGCGGTGGGGATCCTGCCTGCCCAGCTCGGACAAGGAGAGCTGGGTTCATGGTCTAACTCTGGTTTGTTCTCTGGGTGACCTGAGCCCCttgtctcccctctctgggcctctctttCCCCTCAGTAAAGTGACAAGGCTGGACTGGATGATCGTGAAGTCTTTTCTAGTTCTAAAATTTCTTGGGGCATTTGGGTTCtaaaatttcttggggcacctgggtggctcagtcggttaagcatccgacttcggctcaggtcatgatctcccagtctatgggttcaagccccgcatcagacacTATGCTAACATCTCATAGCTCAGAgtttgctttggaatctgtgtttccctctccctctgcccctcccctgcttgcctctctgtctctctcaaaaataaataaacatttttttaaagtttttaattctctgactctctttccCTTATTGGATCTGATCCCAGTGTCAGAGGCTGCCTTTGAGCCCCCAGGGTACCCTAGGACCCACAGGTACCATTGAGCCAGGCGGGTGTCGGAATCTCACTCTGCCCCTTATAAGCTATGCAGCATAAGTCATCCTTTAGCcccctgggtctcagttttctcatctgtaaaaggggaggACACGCCACAGAGGGACATGCACACAGGACCCCACTGGCCACTCCCCAATGGTGGCCCTGCCCCTCAGTTCCCCATCCCTCCTTTGCAGCCAGCTGCCCCCTCACTTGCCTCCTCACACCAGCCTCTGCCCTCTGACacctccctcccacaacctcgCCCTCTCCTATTTACCCCAACACACCCACCCTTTGAGGAGCCCACCCCCAATGCATTGCTCTACCTAGTCATGGACAGCCATCATGAGACGTGGTGGGAGGGAGTCCCCGTCCTGCCACGAGTGCCATGTGTGACCCCTGACCCCACCAGGGGCCTCTGAGTCCCCACATTGCACCCAGGGCTCCGTTCCCagcatttttctttcaagtgtCATAGACTGCAGGCTGAGGTAGGCAGCTTCCTTCATTCAGttgaggagagggggaaggtgaCCTCTCTGGTCACATCTGCCATGCTCAGGCATTGTATGGAGTGCCCTACATGTGCCACACAGTTTGTGAGAGGCAATATTCCTGCTACAGGTTCACAGACGAGGGAGCTGGTAGGTTAAGTGGACTTCCCAAGACCCCAGTCAACAGGGATCTGAGGTTTGAACCCCTACCTGTCTGCTCGCCCAGTCTGAGCCCTTCCCCCGTCCTGAGCTACCCTCTCTGTGCATCTCCAATGTGCATTACTGTCTTGAATTCACCTTGcgaagtggggaggaaagagggagacccagagggGGGGAGGGATTCTCCCAAAGTCACTCGGCTTTAAGTGACTCGTAAACCCAGGCTCAGGGCATCTCCGCTCACCCATGATGCCTTGCAGGCTGGGACCAGGTATGTCCATTCTCATCTACCTCCCCACGATGCCTGGAATGAGCTCTGCCCGCAATGGGTATGACCTTGGCCTGAGGGCTAGAGGCAGCACTGGGGGGCTCTAAACCCAAAAGCTGAGGATTCCTCAGGGTACTCTGGGGGGTGACGCACAGAACGGGCCACTGTCCTTGCTCCAGGAGAGGGCTCGCCTCGGCCTGAGCGCTGCCAGGTGATATTACCGGAACCTGGGGACAGGAAATTCTGTCTCAGCACAACCAGCACTTTGCTACTGCCATATGGCGCCCCATCAGTCACTCGGCTTGTAGGAACAGGGCCCAGACGTCTGAGCAGAGCTGGCACCAACACACACCTTcagggccaggcctgggagaCAGAACCCAATGATCCTGCTCCCTTCTCCCAGGGCCAAACATGGGCAAAGTGCGTCCTGGAATTTGGACGAAAACCTTGCCATCTTAGGTGTCAAGACGGGCTTGGAGTTCGGGTCCAACCGCAGACTCATTACCCTCAGAACTAAAAATGActctgaagggtgcctgggtggtttagttggttgagtgtccaactcttgtcagctcaggtcatgatcccgaggttgtgggatcaaaccccgtgtcagttgtgtgtggaacctgcttaagattctctctctcaaaaaaaaaaaatctctctcttgcAGCAACATAGATAAACCTAGAGAACATTATGCtgataagtcagactgagaaagaaaaacaaggttctttctctctctctttccctctgcccctcttccctgttcacactttctccctctttaaaaaaataaataaaaatgacctttGAGGCCACCAAAGACCACCAAGCCCTAAGCAGAGAGAGACTTGTCCCAGGTTAAACAGAAGCAGAAACTTGAACCCTGCGTCAGCACTGTTCCTGAGGTTCGCACGGACTCTCCCTGTGGTCTCTGggacctcctccctctctgcctcagctcaccctccaccaccctcccttctttttttatgtttatttatttttgagaaagagagagagagcacaagttgggtgagggacagagagagagggagacccagaatctgaagcaggctccagctgtcatcacagagcctgatgaggggcttgaactcatgaaccataagatcatgacccgatctgaagctgaaggcttaactgactgagccacgcaggcgcccccatctccctcccttctAATTGGATCCCTGCCCCTACCACCATTCCTAGAGTCGGTGTGCGATCGCGCATGAGCCCAGCACGGATGGTTGGGGATCTACAAGAAGTTACCACCCAACCCATCAAACCACCCAGTCAATGCCGCAGACCAAGCATCCACGGTGTGCCCAGCACCGGCACCCGGGgcatgggggctggggaaggtgaTGACACAGTTTCTGACCTTGGAACCTATCGTTTGGTCCTGGGGAGAGAATTAAGGCCGGGATTACAGCACTGCATGGCGGGAAACCCTGGGGCGCTTGGCCCACGGGATGCAGGGTAAGCATTACCCACACTAAGCCTCAGCAATAAAGGAAGGGGTATCGGGAGAGGCTCCAGCCAGATCCCAGAAGATCTGATTTGGCAGAGAAGGAGCAAGGGGTGCATTTCTTCCACCCCAGCAAGGCAAACCTACCCAAGGTTGCCGAGAGCCGGGATCAGTAGGTCTGTGGGCACAGAGCACAGACTCCCACCAAACTGGCACCTCTCCAGGCCATGGGCTTCTTCCCCCACCCaggcctctttcttctctccttcacctGCCCCATCTCAGGTAGGATGAGGTCATCTCATACTGGAATTGGCCAGGAAATACCATTAGCCAATGCATGCCTCAACTTGCAGCGATTCCCCAACCTGACTGATCACCAGGGTCCCCGTATAGATTCCTGACTCTGCTCTGACCCACTGGATCAGCATCGCCCAGGACAAGCCTGATCGTGGCGACGTTTTACAGGCTCATAGGCAGTTCTGGTGACCAGCCAGGCTGGGAAGCAGGAGATGgcctgggggaggaagggaaggtgagGAGGGCCCTCAGGAGACTGAGGGGAGATCAGGGGCTGCTGCAGGGCTCCTAGCCCCTCCATGGCAGCAGCCGAAACCACAGGCTTCAGGGCAGAGTGAAGAGGAGATCCCCAGTGAGCCAGGACAGCAGCGTGCAGTCAGGCAAGCAGGTCCCAGATCTGTGCTGGGCACTCAAATAAAAGGAACAGACAACCCCAACACCGTGCGGTCAGGCTGTGATGGGGTGCAAGGGgcctgcagggagggggcagccccCCAGGGAGTGAGCACATGTCTCCAGTACAGGCTCTGTCCCCTCCACTGCTCCAGGATCTGGATGAATCTGTGACAGCCAGATGGTAGGTgatcctcccacccccacccggtGTTCCAGGGGCCCCTTCCCAGGGTGGGGGCCATCACGGCCTGTCCCCTGGTCTGCACAACCAAGGGACCCTCAGGACACCATGTGGCTAGATCAAGCTCTGGTACAGCCTCGGCTCGGAACCGCCCAGCCTCCgttccctctgctcccctcaaCCTCGCCCCAACCCACACCGCGAATGGACTGAAGGAGTATTGTCAGCCCCAGCGCTGCGCCCTGCCCACCAGCCCTAAACCGGAGCCCTCCAGGGTCCCTCCAGGCCAGGCCAtgtgtctcctccttcccccaggccctgggcagaAGAGGCACAGAGTGACAACCGCGCCAGTGTTCATGCCACATTGTCTCCTTGCAAAAAGCACTGCCAGGTCATACTTTCGGGGTGTGGGCGTGGCCGAGGAGGAGTCACAGAGGCTGGCTACTGCTGTCTCTGGCCTGGGCCTGGATACCAGCCCATCATGTGCGTCTATCACATGAGGGTGGGTAAGGCGACACCGAGGGTGGTTACAGACCGGTTCACTGGTAGGGAGTGAAATACTTCCTGCCGGGGGCAGGGGTGTCAGGGGCGGGGAGGATGAACTGTGGAGTAAGGGGCCGCCCAGTCCATCCACAGGCCCATGTCCCCAGCAGCCTGGGTTGGCTTGGGAGGTGCCTAGACAAAAAAGTCCAACCACCAAAATCCCCCAGGTCTCAGCTCCCAGTCACTCCCTCCTGTGGCTCTGCCTGCCCAGGCGTGGGCTAAGCACGCCAGGACCTGTCTGGGCCCAGGACCACCCCCtagggacccccacccccagcaggcaGCCACTGCCCTCCCGGTCCAGCTCTCCACACTCGGCTTCTCTCCACTCTGGTCTCCCgagccacccacccactcacTTCGTGGGCAGGGTCTTTCTTCCCAGCAGAGGGGCACAATCCAGGGCtatctctgtccccaccccacggTGACCCCCTCCTCAATCACCCCAACAGTAGGGATGGGCCCCCATGATCTGCAGAATCTAAGAagctggggcggggcagggggtggggcccCTCTTCCCAGCAAAACCCGGACAAGACAGGAGCTGAGTCACTGCTCCTTGGAGCCTCAGTGTCCCTATCCACACAATGGGGCGCCTCTTCCCGATCCTCCCTGCTTCCTGGGACTGCCGTTCGGATAAATGAGATCACCGTCCACATGAGCCGTCCTCAACCCGGGGCTGGTTCTTCTGGTTGTGGCTGGACGTGGGGAGGGGCCTGGTGGGCACAgggcctcccctgccctccatcGTCATTGCTGCTCAGGCACCTGGGAGACATCAGCCTCTGGGGGAGTGGAGTCTGCGCTCCCAGCCTGCTCTGGTCCCAGCTCTGGACTCCAGCCAGTAGTCCCTGCCTTGGCTAGGAACTCACTGTCCTTAGCGCCCGCAGGATCAGGGCCCGAAGGACCACTAGTTGAGGCTACTCCCTCTCCTCAGTGACCACAGCCTCTGAGATCCAGAGAAGACCTGGTGCCTTCCGAAGTCTCACCGCCACCTGCTCACCTCGTAGACCATGCTCTTCCCACCGCCCTGTGCACTCCTCCCTGGCATCCACAAGTCAGGGGCTCTAGCTGCTCCTACCCAGGCCCCACCTACAGTGTCCAGACACTAGGAGGGCATTGGAAAGGCCCTGGTCTGATTCTGCAGCAGCAGACAGTCCTGTCAGTGAACTGAGGTGAGGGCGCCCGTCCTCTCATTAACCCCTTCAATCCCATCTCATTTCCTGAAGAAAACCAGGAAGGCCTACCCTACCCAGTGGTTTCCAGATTTACTCAAAGGAAGACTTCCGGGCGGCGGGGCTCCTCCCCAAATGGCTCATGGTCTGCCACCAGAATGAAAGCCCAGAAGACGCagtcccccctcacccccaccgcCAGGCTGCCAGGGAGGGCGGTGCACTATCCCCGGACCCCATCCTGAGCAGCAGCTGACCATTTGAGGAAACATCCCTGAGAGAGGCCCACCCTTTCTCCTACACCTGCCTGGGGCCCTCCGCCTTCTCTAGAAGCATAGACTACAGTTCGTGTTCCTGGGGTGAGGCCATAGGAATCCCCCAGGGTGCCTACAACCCCTTTTGGGGGTTTCCTGAGACTCACAAGGGAACATGTGCCCTAACCACCCAGTCTGCTTCCCCTACCTTCCCTAGGTTCCAGCCTTTTCCAGGAAGATCCTGATTCCTGacctccccagccctgtccccctcTTGGAGAAGGGCATGTCCCACGGGACCTTGGGAGCAATTGACTGGATGCGTCATCCTTTAGGACTCCGGCTCCCACCTGACATCTCCTCAGCcatttatggatgagaaaatgaagTTCAGTGAGGCAAAGCCACTGCCCAAGAGCACGGACCTACGTATAGGGCAAGAGGAGGCCACTAAGACCTCCCCAGGTATGCTGGCCCAAGCCTGGGTCTGGCACTCCCTGGACCACCCTCGAAGGATCACTGACACTTCAGAGATGCAAAGCGCACTGCCCTCCAGCTCTGCCCAGACCTACTCTTTACCCTGATTCTAGACAACACTTTACCTCCAAGTCAACAACAGTTGGTGTCCACAGTCTCTTCCCCCAGTTCCCCCATTGCTCACGAGGGCCCACCTTGGTGGCCACAGTCAGGACGCATTCCATATGAGTCAACAAGCTTTATTGGTCAGGCAAGGGGTTATGGGAAAGGGACTAAGCCAGGAGCTGAGGTCGAGGAATCCAGAGCCTACAAGGTCagtgggggagcctgggaggctggcCAGGAGGAGCAGAGTTCTCAGCGGGTGGTCTGGTGGACCTGCTCGCGGGAGGAGATGACCTTGCCATCCTGGACCTCTTCCACGATGGTGCGCACCTGGCGTGTGGTCACGGCTGCAGGAGACAGACACTcggaggtgggcaggggctgagAAACCCTGGCTCAGCCCCTAGTCCCCTGAGTGGAGCTAGCTCTCCCCGCCACAGCCCTttgctgtccctgtctctgctcaCCTCTCACATCCAGACATGCATCCCTCCAGCTCTTGTGACTCCCTGTCCCATTCCTTCCCTGTGCTAGTGCCCCTGTATGAGTCCAGCCTCCCAGATGGGAGGTTTGATCCTGACCCACTGTGTCCTTCTGCAAGACTGGGCGTTACCCAGTGGGGTCTATCGCCATTTCTCTGCAGCCTCCAGGGCATGGACTTTGCTCCCTCATCATCTTTGCTCCTTCATCACCAGACTGGGATCTCCAAAACAAGAACCAGGTCCACATCACCCCCATTAGACTAGATACCCAAATCGAGGATCTTATCTTCCCCATCACACTGGGATCTAGAGGGCAAGGACCATGTCCCCTTTCTCCCTTCAGACTACAGATCCCAGAGTCAGGACTGCTCATCTGTAGGGTCTCAAGAACAAAGACCATGAGATTGTCCCTAATCTCCCCCATCAGAGGAGAGTCTCCAGGGCTAGGACCATGTCTCCCCCAATCAAACTAGGATCTCTAGAGTAAGGAccatctctctgccctgcacCCATCAGACTAGTATCTCCCTCATCTGATTCCCTTTAGCATCAACCCTGAGCCCTAACaatcccttcctccccaccccgctGAGGATCAGCCATCATTTCCTGGAGCTCTTGGGGACCCTCCCCAGCAATGAGCAGATGAGCTGTGTGCCCCGTGTATCCCCACCCTCAGCTACCAAGATCCTTACGTTCTTTGGGCTTGTACAGAGtcaggctggaaaaaaaaaaaaaagagagagagagagagaggagattaGATTTGGGTCTGAGagctccacccccactccaggcCCCCAGCGTGGCTCCTGCCCCCACTCACTGGGCATCCTCGCCCTCCAGCAGGCGGCGGTAGGTGGCGATCTCCTGCTCCAGCCGCGTCTTCACATCCAGCAGGATCTTGTATTCCTGGTTCTGCTGCTCCATCTCGCAGCGCAGCTGGGCCAGCTGCTCCTCCACGCTGCCGATCAGCCCTTGGATCTGGGCCAGCTGCACGCAGTAGCGGTTCTCTGTCTCAGCCAGGCTGCCTTCCAGGGATGCTTTCTGCAGGAGGACGGGAGGATTGGGGGTCAGCAAGGGTGGTCCGTGCCCCCTCCGGGGTCCCGGGCACACCCCAGGCCCGGCAGCTCCCCTACCATGCTGAGTTGGGACTGCAGCTCGATCTCCAAGGCCTGCACCGTGCGCCGGAGCTCCGAGATCTCGCTCTTGCCGCTCTGCACCAGCTCGCTGTTGGTGGCCACCTCGCGGTTCAGCTCCTCTGTCTGCAGACAGGACACAGTATAGTGCAGCGTGAGCTTGGGATCCCTTCTCCAAGTCAGACGACACCCATGGCCTCCATACGCTCAGCCCAGGGCCCATTCTGAGCCCAAACAGGCACCTGGGGCTCTCCCCACTCCCCGTAACCCACCGACCATGGTCACCTTCCTGATCTCCCCTGGGCCTCTCAGCCTCCTCCCAAACCTAACTGTGGGAGCAGTGCCTTCTCGCCAGCATCCCACTTTCCAAAGCCCAGGAAACTTTGAAATGACATGAAGCTTTATCTTTACTGCCCCCAAGTAGAAGGCAGGAGCATAGGCAACCTGAGGACCAGCCAGGACAGAAATCAGTCCCCTGATGCCATTTCCTGACCTCTTAGGGAGCCGGAAGCCCCAGGGTCTGTACCCTATGGCTTTATTCCCAGTTTTAGCCAAGCTCCTGGCCCGTTGATGCAATGGGTGACCCTGATCCCGTGGGGTCCATGTGGCTCACTGATGATAGGGCACCCCCCAGATGACAGGTACCGGGCATCAGTCAGGATTCAGTCCTTGCCCCCCATCCGCTGGGAGTGGCCTCTGACCCGCAGCAGCCCCCACCTTGCTGAAGAACCAGTCCTCCGCGTCCTTGCggttcttctctgccatcttctcGTACTGATCGCGCATCTCAGACAGGATGCGGCTCAGGTCCACGCCAGGGGCGGCGTCCATCTCCACGTTGATCTCACCACCCACCTGGCCTCGCAGGGCATTCAtctcctgtgggggagggggtgggggtgggggtgtgggcacGCAGACTTGTCCTGCTCTCTTACTCTCCAGATCCCTCCCAAGGAGCCCTCCTTCATTCTGCCTAACCTctaccccctgcccctcctcttgaCTCTTGTTCACCTGCTCTGCATGAGCTCTGCCTCCACCATCAGACTGGAAGTTCCCTGAGGACAGGTTCTATGTTTCCCCCATTAGACTGAGGGCTCTCCAAAGATAAAATCTAATTCTTAGGCCTGTACACCTAAAACATCCCCTTTAACTCCCAAACTTCCACATAGGGTCCAGGTTCACGGGTTTGGGCTGGAACAAGGAGACCTCCTCGCTGACCCCTTGTCCTCTTGAGGGAGGCCAGGATGGGCAGAAGATGCCTATGCAGACCCTAGGAGAGTCCCCAGATTCAGGGAAACAAGGTGGTACATGAAAGGGACTACCCTGCGTGGGGATCAGGGCCCCACAAACAGGGCTGTAAGCACATCTGCTCTGTGCTCTTCCCACGGTCCCAGCCTTGGCACAgccccagagccccccaccccctctacAGCTTTTTTGACCTGCTGCCCCTCCACCTCACCTCCTCGTGGTTCTTCCGCAGGTAGGCCAGCTCCTCCTTGAGGTTCTCGATCTGCATCTCCAGGTCGGCTCTGGCCAGGGTCAGCTCGTCCAGCACCCTGCGCAGGCCGTTGGTGTCGGCCTCCACGCTCACCCTCAAGGCCTGCTCTGTCTCAAACCTGCAGAAGGAACCAGAGACTTCGTCCCGATGCTCGGACATGCAGGTCCAGGTCCTGGCCAGCATCTGGCCTCTGCTTGTGAGGgatgatggaggtgggggaatggAGTGGAAGCAAAAtgcagccccagggccctggcaCTGTGCAGGGCAAAGCCCCACCCCCATCGGGCTTCCaagcttctctcttctctccctcctgcctcccctccctctctctgcctaagCCCAGTGACCTTGAGAATTTGGGCATTTGCCACATCCATGACTAAGAGGCGGactctcccacccccagctctggtCCTTGCTACAGCAactgtggccctggggtggggaaggggccccCAGTTCCTCCCAGTGCACAGGCTGGTGCTCACTTGGTGCGGAAGTCATCAGCAGCTAGGCGAGCATTGTCAATCTGCAGCAGGATGTTGGCATTGTCCACAGTAGCCGTGAGGATCTGGGGAGATGGGAAGTGGAAAGGTGGTTGGGAGGGAGTAGCTCAGCCCACACCAGGGTTATGAGATGGATTTTCCTGCCTGGAGGCCAGGATGTGGCTACCTTCTCTGGGAAGGCTTCCTTcctgcccagcccctcacctTTACCA
The genomic region above belongs to Suricata suricatta isolate VVHF042 chromosome 17, meerkat_22Aug2017_6uvM2_HiC, whole genome shotgun sequence and contains:
- the LOC115281920 gene encoding keratin, type I cytoskeletal 16 codes for the protein MTTCSRQFTSSSSMKGACGIGGGSSRMSSVLAGGSCRAPSAYGGLSVSSSRYSSGGACGLGGGYGGFSSSSSFGGALGSGFGGGYGVGLGGGFGGGFGAGFGAGFGGGDGGLLAGNEKITMQNLNDRLASYLDKVRALEEANADLEVKIHDWYQRQRPSEVKDYTPYFKTIEDLRNKIIAATVENAQPILQIDNARLAADDFRTKYEHELALRQSVEADINGLRRVLDELTLARTDLEMQIEGLKEELAFLKKNHEEEMLALRGQTGGDVSVEMDAAPGVDLSRILNEMRDQYEQMAEKNRRDAEAWFLSKTEELNKEVASNSELVQSGRTEVTELRRVLQGLEIELQSQLSMKASLENSLEETKGRYCMQLAQIQDLIGNVEEQLAQLRCEMEQQNQEYKILLDVKTRLEQEIATYRRLLEGEDAHLPSQQTSGQSYSSHNVFSSSSSSSSGHQTRPILKEQGSSSFSQSQSSKH
- the LOC115281924 gene encoding keratin, type I cytoskeletal 17; the encoded protein is MTTTIRQFTSSSSIKGSSGLGGGSSRTSCRLSGGLGAGSCRLGSAGGLASALGGSTYSSCYSFGSGGGYGGSFGAVDGLLAGGEKATMQNLNDRLASYLDKVRALEEANTELEVKIRDWYQKQAPGPARDYSHYYQTIEDLKNKILTATVDNANILLQIDNARLAADDFRTKFETEQALRVSVEADTNGLRRVLDELTLARADLEMQIENLKEELAYLRKNHEEEMNALRGQVGGEINVEMDAAPGVDLSRILSEMRDQYEKMAEKNRKDAEDWFFSKTEELNREVATNSELVQSGKSEISELRRTVQALEIELQSQLSMKASLEGSLAETENRYCVQLAQIQGLIGSVEEQLAQLRCEMEQQNQEYKILLDVKTRLEQEIATYRRLLEGEDAHLTLYKPKEPVTTRQVRTIVEEVQDGKVISSREQVHQTTR